One genomic segment of Streptomyces niveus includes these proteins:
- a CDS encoding glycosyltransferase family 2 protein gives MPFSGDALGGEPLGDEVDHLDELDELLDHDLLGHDSLDRLSGRYRPVSSYLAIAPPVSVVIPAMNEAENLPYVFKTLPDWIHEVVLVDGNSTDATVRVARELWPDVKVVRQRGRGKGDALISGFAACTGDIIVMVDADGSADGHEIVSYVSALVSGADFAKGSRFANGGGTDDMTLIRKLGNHVLCSVVNAKFGARYTDLCYGYNAFWRHCLDRITLDCTGFEVETLMNIRVVKAGLKVQEIPSHEYDRIHGVSNLRAVRDGLRVLRVILKEKGVPRAARRRPRAVRPAPPLPLAVRTSLSGAVVGQGVGQGEVS, from the coding sequence ATGCCATTTTCCGGCGATGCACTCGGCGGCGAACCGCTCGGCGACGAAGTGGACCATCTGGACGAACTCGACGAGCTGCTCGACCACGACCTGCTCGGCCACGACTCACTCGACCGGCTTTCCGGCCGCTACCGGCCGGTCTCCTCGTATCTCGCGATCGCACCGCCGGTGAGCGTGGTGATCCCCGCGATGAACGAGGCGGAGAATCTGCCGTACGTCTTCAAGACACTGCCCGACTGGATCCACGAAGTCGTCCTCGTGGACGGGAACTCCACCGATGCCACGGTCCGTGTCGCACGGGAACTGTGGCCGGACGTCAAGGTCGTCAGACAGCGCGGCAGGGGCAAGGGCGACGCCCTGATCAGCGGATTCGCCGCTTGCACGGGCGACATCATCGTGATGGTCGACGCGGACGGGTCGGCCGACGGTCACGAGATCGTCAGCTATGTGTCGGCCCTCGTCTCGGGCGCCGACTTCGCCAAGGGGTCGCGGTTCGCCAACGGCGGCGGCACGGACGACATGACCCTGATCCGCAAGCTCGGCAACCATGTGCTCTGCTCGGTCGTGAACGCCAAGTTCGGCGCCCGCTACACCGATCTCTGCTACGGCTACAACGCCTTCTGGCGGCACTGCCTGGACCGGATCACGCTCGACTGCACCGGGTTCGAGGTCGAGACGCTGATGAACATCCGGGTCGTCAAGGCCGGTCTGAAGGTGCAGGAGATCCCGAGCCACGAGTACGACCGGATCCACGGCGTGAGCAATCTGCGGGCGGTACGCGACGGACTGCGGGTCCTGAGGGTCATCCTGAAGGAGAAGGGCGTCCCGAGAGCGGCCCGGCGCCGGCCACGCGCCGTCAGACCCGCGCCGCCGCTCCCGCTCGCCGTCCGGACGAGCCTGTCGGGGGCCGTCGTCGGGCAGGGAGTCGGGCAGGGAGAGGTCTCGTGA
- a CDS encoding glycosyltransferase family 2 protein, translating to MIDRHLHRSFSVVICVYTQQRWEDILAAVDSVRRQSMPPTETLLVVDHNEALRMRLRARYGSVSAADGGEVRVLANAGPRGLSAGRNTGIAAARGEFVAFLDDDAVAERDWLRYLAAGYGDPRVMAVGGRTLPAWSSGNRPVWFPEEFDWIVGCTYRGLPPGRVRVRNVLGGNASFRRTAFDSAGGFATGIGRDGDRRPLGCEETELCIRLSRALPHAVLLIDDRAVIHHKVPPARTRFAYFRERAYAEGLSKALVARSVGAGKGLESERRYATRVLPAGVARGLRDAVRGPGRGRGGAGRAGAIVAGVLTTATGYLVGTARARRGPVTFSSGPIEPAVAPVPAPAATTAPATEPAVMASPASAPPASEQAVAAPARESPRGAVV from the coding sequence GTGATCGACCGTCATCTCCACCGCTCGTTCTCCGTGGTCATCTGCGTGTACACGCAGCAGCGCTGGGAGGACATCCTCGCCGCCGTCGACTCCGTACGGAGGCAGTCGATGCCGCCCACGGAGACACTGCTCGTGGTCGACCACAACGAGGCGCTGCGGATGCGGCTGCGCGCCCGGTACGGCTCCGTGTCAGCGGCGGACGGCGGTGAGGTGCGGGTGCTCGCCAACGCGGGCCCCCGTGGGCTGTCCGCCGGCCGCAACACCGGAATCGCCGCGGCCCGCGGGGAGTTCGTGGCCTTCCTGGACGACGACGCGGTCGCCGAGCGCGACTGGCTGCGGTACCTCGCGGCGGGGTACGGCGATCCCCGGGTGATGGCCGTCGGCGGCCGGACACTGCCCGCCTGGTCCTCGGGAAACCGGCCGGTCTGGTTCCCCGAGGAGTTCGACTGGATCGTGGGCTGTACGTACCGGGGTCTGCCGCCGGGCAGGGTGCGGGTCCGCAACGTCCTGGGCGGCAACGCCTCTTTCCGCCGTACCGCGTTCGACTCCGCCGGGGGCTTCGCCACCGGCATCGGGCGGGACGGCGACAGGCGTCCGCTGGGCTGCGAGGAGACGGAGCTGTGCATCAGGCTCAGCAGGGCGCTGCCGCACGCCGTGCTGCTGATCGACGACCGCGCGGTGATCCACCACAAGGTCCCCCCGGCGCGTACGCGGTTCGCGTACTTCCGCGAACGCGCCTACGCCGAGGGCCTGTCGAAGGCCCTGGTCGCCCGAAGTGTCGGGGCGGGCAAGGGACTTGAGTCCGAGCGGCGCTATGCCACGCGGGTCCTGCCCGCGGGGGTGGCGCGCGGGCTGCGCGACGCGGTGCGCGGGCCCGGCCGTGGACGCGGCGGTGCGGGGCGGGCCGGGGCGATCGTGGCCGGCGTGCTGACGACGGCGACCGGGTATCTCGTGGGCACCGCCCGCGCGCGCCGGGGCCCGGTCACGTTCTCGTCCGGACCGATCGAACCGGCTGTGGCGCCTGTCCCGGCGCCGGCCGCGACGACGGCACCCGCGACGGAGCCGGCCGTCATGGCGTCACCCGCCTCGGCACCGCCCGCCTCGGAGCAGGCCGTCGCGGCGCCGGCCAGGGAGAGCCCGCGAGGAGCCGTCGTATGA
- a CDS encoding ABC transporter permease, which translates to MSTVAHDSTAVLGRHLQRIRHSPGVVILTQTMPITMLLFFGYVFGSALATPGEEYRAFLVPGLLAATAAGGIMTGMFQSAQDAQRGVMDRFRTMPMSRIAVPLGQTAADVLTTAIGIVPLVLVGIAVGWRIEGGVPGALGAFGLLLLFRLATTWVGAYLGLLIRNEEIAGQLGSVTFVLPLLSNAYIPTEGLPGWLRVVSEWNPISAVAAAVRELCGNVSPSADAAWPLANPVAGALLWSVVILAVFVPLTVRKYTTSGT; encoded by the coding sequence GTGAGCACCGTCGCCCACGACAGCACGGCCGTACTCGGCCGCCATCTCCAGCGGATCAGGCACTCCCCCGGCGTGGTGATCCTCACCCAGACCATGCCGATCACCATGCTGCTGTTCTTCGGTTACGTCTTCGGCAGCGCGCTCGCGACACCGGGCGAGGAGTACCGGGCCTTCCTGGTACCGGGGCTGCTGGCGGCGACGGCGGCCGGCGGCATCATGACCGGCATGTTCCAGTCGGCCCAGGACGCGCAGCGCGGGGTGATGGACCGCTTCCGCACCATGCCGATGAGCCGGATCGCCGTACCGCTGGGCCAGACCGCGGCCGATGTGCTCACCACGGCGATCGGCATCGTGCCGCTGGTCCTCGTGGGCATCGCGGTGGGCTGGCGGATCGAGGGCGGCGTGCCGGGCGCGCTCGGGGCCTTCGGTCTGCTGCTGCTCTTCCGCCTCGCGACCACCTGGGTCGGCGCGTATCTCGGTCTGCTCATCCGCAACGAGGAGATCGCGGGCCAACTGGGCAGCGTCACCTTCGTCCTGCCGCTGCTCTCCAACGCCTACATCCCCACGGAGGGTCTGCCGGGCTGGCTGCGTGTGGTCTCCGAGTGGAACCCGATCAGCGCGGTCGCGGCGGCCGTACGCGAGCTGTGCGGCAACGTGTCGCCGAGCGCGGACGCGGCCTGGCCGCTGGCGAACCCGGTGGCGGGCGCGCTGCTGTGGTCAGTGGTGATCCTGGCGGTGTTCGTACCGCTGACGGTGCGCAAGTACACGACGAGCGGCACGTAG
- a CDS encoding SGNH/GDSL hydrolase family protein produces the protein MKLSRFAALSSSLLLGAVLALTGAGQAQAAEAAALDYVALGDSYSSGLGAASYDSASGDCKRSSKAYPVLWAVTNAPSSFAFTACSGARTGDVTGSQLGPLNSGTDLVSITVGGNDAGFADVMTTCVLSSEATCVARVNQARAYVDTTLPGQLDSVYNAISAKAPSAQVVVVGYPRFYQLNGTCVAGLSEVERSAINGAADHLNSLLAKRAADHGYRFASVTGTFTGHEICSPASWLHSVNWLNIGESYHPTAQGQSGGYLPAFASAV, from the coding sequence ATGAAGCTGTCCAGATTTGCCGCGCTCTCGTCCTCACTCCTGCTCGGTGCCGTCCTCGCGCTCACCGGGGCGGGCCAGGCCCAGGCGGCCGAAGCGGCGGCGCTCGACTACGTCGCCCTCGGCGACTCCTACTCCTCCGGCCTCGGGGCCGCTTCCTACGACAGTGCGAGTGGCGACTGCAAGCGCTCCAGCAAGGCCTACCCGGTTCTCTGGGCCGTCACCAACGCACCCTCGTCGTTCGCCTTCACCGCTTGCTCGGGCGCTCGTACGGGTGATGTGACCGGCAGTCAGCTCGGCCCGCTGAACTCGGGGACCGATCTCGTCAGCATCACGGTCGGCGGCAACGACGCGGGCTTCGCCGACGTCATGACCACCTGCGTCCTGTCCTCCGAGGCGACCTGTGTGGCGCGGGTCAACCAGGCGCGCGCCTACGTCGACACGACGCTGCCCGGCCAACTCGACTCCGTCTACAACGCGATCAGTGCCAAGGCCCCGTCCGCCCAGGTCGTCGTCGTCGGCTATCCCCGCTTCTACCAGCTCAACGGCACCTGCGTGGCGGGCCTCAGTGAGGTCGAGCGCAGCGCCATCAACGGTGCCGCCGACCATCTGAACTCCCTGCTCGCCAAGCGCGCCGCCGACCACGGCTACCGCTTCGCGAGCGTCACCGGCACCTTCACCGGTCATGAGATCTGCTCGCCGGCGTCCTGGCTGCACAGCGTGAACTGGTTGAACATCGGCGAGTCTTACCACCCCACGGCGCAGGGCCAGTCGGGTGGATACCTGCCGGCCTTCGCTTCGGCCGTCTGA
- a CDS encoding ATP-binding cassette domain-containing protein has translation MNTTYAVLSEGLEKRFGDVHALRGLDLAVAPGTVCGVLGPNGAGKTTAVRVLTTLTRPDGGSATVAGHDIAKEAAAVRAAIGVAGQYASVDSELTGRENLRLFAKLLRLRGTAGRARADELLERFELGQAADRAARTYSGGMRRRLDLASSLLVPPRVLFLDEPTTGLDPRSRGQIWTAVRELADEGTTVLLTTQYLEEADRLADNIVLIDHGRAAHSGTPAALKSRIGAYAEVVVAEDATETVLVAAAGVLDQLTGTEPVIDRARRAVGAVASDGTLTLPRIVRELDAAGVPVIDASLRPPTLDEVFLRLTGDSVTPRTENERSAA, from the coding sequence TGGATCTCGCCGTCGCCCCCGGCACGGTCTGCGGGGTGCTCGGACCGAACGGCGCGGGCAAGACCACAGCCGTACGCGTCCTCACCACGCTCACCAGGCCCGACGGCGGATCCGCCACCGTCGCCGGGCACGACATCGCGAAGGAGGCGGCGGCGGTCCGCGCGGCGATCGGCGTCGCCGGCCAGTACGCCTCCGTCGACAGCGAGTTGACGGGCCGGGAGAACCTCCGGCTCTTCGCGAAACTGCTGCGTCTGAGGGGAACGGCGGGCCGGGCCCGCGCGGACGAGCTGCTGGAGCGCTTCGAACTCGGCCAGGCGGCGGACAGGGCCGCCCGCACCTACTCGGGCGGCATGCGCCGCCGGCTCGATCTGGCGTCCAGCCTGCTCGTCCCTCCGCGGGTGCTCTTCCTCGACGAGCCGACCACCGGACTCGACCCGCGCAGCCGCGGCCAGATCTGGACCGCGGTGCGCGAGCTGGCCGACGAGGGCACCACCGTCCTGCTGACCACCCAGTATCTGGAGGAGGCCGACCGGCTGGCCGACAACATCGTCCTGATCGACCACGGCCGGGCGGCGCACAGCGGTACGCCCGCCGCGCTCAAGTCCCGGATCGGGGCGTACGCGGAGGTGGTCGTCGCCGAGGACGCCACGGAGACGGTCCTCGTCGCCGCCGCGGGCGTGCTGGACCAGCTGACCGGTACGGAGCCGGTGATCGACCGGGCGCGCCGCGCGGTGGGAGCCGTGGCGAGCGACGGCACGCTGACCCTGCCCCGGATCGTCCGCGAACTGGACGCGGCGGGGGTGCCGGTGATCGACGCGAGCCTGCGCCCGCCGACCCTGGACGAGGTGTTCCTGCGGCTGACCGGCGACTCGGTCACGCCCCGTACGGAGAACGAGAGGAGCGCGGCGTGA